The stretch of DNA CTACCGTCTCGGCGGCGTCGGGCTTGTTGGTGCCGATCACGCCGCTCGGCCCCCGCTTGATCCAGCCCGCGGCGTACTCACCCACCACGGGCTGCTTCGTGCCGGGGTCGAGGACGCGCCCCTTCTCGTTGAGGATGACGTTCCAGGATTCGTTGAACGGCACCCCCGGCAGCGCGACGCCCCGATAGCCCACGGAGCGGAATACCAGGCCCACCGGGAGCTCCTCGACCGCGCCGGTCGGCTTCGGCTGGAGCGTGCCGGTGGCCGAGGCGTGCAGCGCGTTCCGGACGAGCCGCATCGCCCCCACCTCGCCCGCGGCGTTGCCGATGAGCTCCACCGGGGAGATCAGGAAGCGTAGCGTCAGCGTGCGCGCCTTGCCGCCGGGCTGGCGGCGCGCGAAGCCCTGGAGGATCTCGACCTTCTTGAGCGTGGCCCGATCCGGGTCGCGCTCCAGGGCGGCGCGGCTCAGGTCGTCCAGCGCCACCTCCTCCGGGCGCACCGCGATGTCGGCGTCGGCCAGTTCGCCCAGCTCCTTGATCTCGGGGTTGGTGAAGGCCGCCTGGGCCGGGCCGCGGCGCCCAAGGAGATAGACCTCCCTGATCCGGCTCTTGCGCAGCGCCTCCAGCGCGTGGTCCGCGATGTCGGTGGCCACGAGCTCCCCCGGGGTGCGGCAGAGGATCCGCGCCACGTCCACGGCCACGTTGCCGACCCCCACCACCGCCGCCCGCTCCTGTGAGAGATCGAAGTGCAGATCGCGGTAGTCGGGGTGCCCGTTGTACCAGGCCACGAACTCCGTGGCCGGGTGGCTCCCGGCAAGATCCTCGCCCGGGATCCCCATGCGCCGGTCAGTCTGGGCGCCCGTGCAGTAGACGAGCTGGTGGTAGTGCCGGCGGAGGTCGTCCACGCTGACGTGCTTGCCCAGCTCGACTCCGCCGAAGAAGCGGAAGCGCGGGTGGCCGGCGACCTTCTCGAAGGCGGCCGTCACGGACTTGATCTTCTGGTGATCCGGCGCCACCCCGGCCCGCACCAGCCCATAGGGGGTCGGCAGGCGGTCGAACGCGTCGATCCCGGCGACGAGCCCCTCCTGCTTGAGCAGCTGGTCGGCGGCGTAGAACCCCGTGGGGCCGGCGCCGACGATGGCGACACGCAGCGGCTGCGCCTCGGTTCCAGGTCGGATCATTGGAGGCCTCTCAGGTCTGTTTCGCCAGGAGCTGGGTCTGCAAGGTCTCCAGCTCTCCCTCGTACTGGTCGCGCTGCGCCTTCACCAGGTCCCCGATGGAGACGATCCCCACCAGCGCCCCCTGGTCCATCACGGGGACGTGGCGGATCCGCCGCTCGGTCATGGTGTGGGCGACGGTCTGCACGTCATCGTGCGGGGCGCCGATGATCACGTCTCGCGTCATCAGCCCGCTCACCACCAGGGCGAACACGCCCTCGTCCCGCGCCGCCCCGCGCACGATGTCGCGCTCCGAGAGGATCCCAACCGGCTGCTGGCGGCCGTCCACGACGACCAGGGCGCCGATCTTGTGCTGGACGAGGAGGCCGAGCGCCTGCCGGATGGTCTCCTCCGGCCGGATCGTGACCACCCCGCGCCCCTTCCTCGCGAGCAGGTGTGCGATGTTCATGGGAGACCCTCCTTCGGGAGCCGACAGGCCCCTTCGGTCCGATTGCCCTGGACCCCCAGATCCGGGCGCGTGCGACACACGAGTGACGATAACAAATTTCCGCCCCGCGAACATGAGCCGACCGGCTCAGGGGGGAGTTCCGGGGCCCCGCGTCATGGGGTCTCTGCCCGCAGCAGCGCCTCCTTCTGCGGGCGAGTGAGCGACTTGATCCGGCGCTCTTCTCTCAGCGCCTGGCGCCACGCGCGCACCCGGCGCGCCCAGACCAGCTCGACGGGTAGCCGCGAGCGGGTGTAGCGCGAGGCGCGCCCGTTCCGATGCTGCGCGAGCCGCCGGGCGAGGTCCTTGGCGCTGCCCGTGTAGAGGGACCCGTCCCGGCAGCGCAGGATGTAGATGCAGGGCATGCTGGCCCCGGTTGACGGCGGCGCGCGCCGGTCCGGCCTGCTCAGCCTGGGCCGGGGCCGGGGGGCTCGAGGATGCGCATCCAGAGCGCGCGGCACTCCGCGGGCAGGGAGGAGAGCCGGCTCTCGACGTCGGCCACGGTCGCCTGGAGGAGGCTCACGCCTTCGGCGGCCAGTCCTTGAAGCGCTGGCGCAGGACCTTCTTGTCGAACTTGCCCACGCTGGTCTTGGGGACGGCCTCGATGAAGGTCACCTCGTCGGGGAGCCACCACTTGGCCACGCGCGGGGCGAGGTAGTCGAGGATCTCCCGGGCGGTGAGGGAGTCCCGGTACTCGGGCTTGGGCACCACGCAGGCCAGCGGGCGCTCCTGCCAGCGCTCGTGGGGCACCGCGATGACGGCGGCCTCCAGGACCTTCGGGTGGCCCATGATGGTCGTCTCGAGGTCCACGCTGGAAATCCACTCGCCGCCGGACTTGATCAGGTCCTTCGTGCGGTCGGTGATCTGGACATACCCCTCGGCGTCGATGGTGGCCACATCTCCGGTGCGGAACCAGCCGTCGGCGGTGAACTGCGCCTCGCCGGTGGGGTGGTTGTGATAGGCGCTGACGATCCAGGGCCCGCGCACCTGGATCTCGCCCACGCTCTTGGCGTCCCAGGGCTGCTCGCGGCCGGCCTCGTCCACGATCCGGAGGTCCACGCCGGCCACGGCGTAGCCCTGCTTGGCCTTGATGGCGTAGCGCTCGGCGTCGGGGAGCGCCTCCATGTAGGACTTGAGCCG from Candidatus Rokuibacteriota bacterium encodes:
- a CDS encoding FAD-dependent oxidoreductase, encoding MIRPGTEAQPLRVAIVGAGPTGFYAADQLLKQEGLVAGIDAFDRLPTPYGLVRAGVAPDHQKIKSVTAAFEKVAGHPRFRFFGGVELGKHVSVDDLRRHYHQLVYCTGAQTDRRMGIPGEDLAGSHPATEFVAWYNGHPDYRDLHFDLSQERAAVVGVGNVAVDVARILCRTPGELVATDIADHALEALRKSRIREVYLLGRRGPAQAAFTNPEIKELGELADADIAVRPEEVALDDLSRAALERDPDRATLKKVEILQGFARRQPGGKARTLTLRFLISPVELIGNAAGEVGAMRLVRNALHASATGTLQPKPTGAVEELPVGLVFRSVGYRGVALPGVPFNESWNVILNEKGRVLDPGTKQPVVGEYAAGWIKRGPSGVIGTNKPDAAETVACMLEDLGAGLTLQPAAPTAQAAERLIRERQPKCFSFQDWLRLNELEVSRGQAAGRPRVKFTRVEEMLEALGR
- a CDS encoding CBS domain-containing protein → MNIAHLLARKGRGVVTIRPEETIRQALGLLVQHKIGALVVVDGRQQPVGILSERDIVRGAARDEGVFALVVSGLMTRDVIIGAPHDDVQTVAHTMTERRIRHVPVMDQGALVGIVSIGDLVKAQRDQYEGELETLQTQLLAKQT
- a CDS encoding GIY-YIG nuclease family protein gives rise to the protein MPCIYILRCRDGSLYTGSAKDLARRLAQHRNGRASRYTRSRLPVELVWARRVRAWRQALREERRIKSLTRPQKEALLRAETP